One part of the Vicia villosa cultivar HV-30 ecotype Madison, WI linkage group LG6, Vvil1.0, whole genome shotgun sequence genome encodes these proteins:
- the LOC131610967 gene encoding uncharacterized protein LOC131610967: protein MGNCLVLQQINMMKIMKTDVKALEYKTPIKVEDVLPLPPPASPKGVKKVRFANPEVQDVHKSSVVRIKLVISKQKLQDMLDNGGISVDKMLSLAHGEKEMDDEDLCKENDDDSLGEWKPVLKSIPEVI from the coding sequence ATGGGTAATTGCTTGGTGCTGCAACAGATTAACATGATGAAGATCATGAAAACCGATGTCAAAGCTCTTGAATACAAAACACCAATCAAAGTTGAAGATGTTTTACCTCTTCCACCACCAGCATCACCAAAAGGTGTCAAGAAGGTGAGGTTTGCAAATCCAGAAGTTCAAGATGTACATAAGAGTAGTGTTGTTAGGATTAAGCTTGTTATTAGTAAGCAAAAACTGCAAGATATGTTGGATAATGGAGGGATTTCAGTTGACAAGATGTTATCTCTTGCTCATGGTGAAAAGGAAATGGATGATGAAGATTTGTGTAAAGAAAATGATGATGATTCTCTAGGAGAGTGGAAACCAGTATTGAAAAGCATACCTGAAGTAATCTAG